The genomic region CGCGGTCCGGCACCGCCGGCAGGCCCGCCACGCTGGCGCGGCCCTTGCTCCAATTCACCGTGAAGGTGTTTTGCGTGACGCCGTCGATCAGCGTCGCGGGCGCGGAGAATTCGGCGATGATGCGCTTGGGGTCGTAGACCTGGGCCACGACCAGGATGTTGTCGAGCTTGGCCGTGAACGGCGTCTTGCTCGCATTCTGCGAGACCAGGGCGACGCTGGCGCCGGAGCACTGGACCTCGAAGCGGAACGGAAAGCCGGCGATCGAGCGCTTGGTACAATCATAGACGCGGCCGGCCTTGGCCTCCTGCGCCCGCCAGGCGTCGGCGGCGATTTCGGCCTGCGACGCCGCGTAGAACCAGAAGCAGCTCCAGGCGACGGCAAGGACCAGGAGGAGAACGGGGGCGATGAAAAGGCCCCAGCGGGAGCGGCGGCCTGTGGCAACGGTCATATTGGACATGCGGCGACCCTTTGACGCCAGATTCAGGCAAATGTAAGCGGGGCCGGCCTGCGACGAAAGACGCAGAAATCGCTTCGCTTGGGCGCAGGGTTCTGGTAGCCGTGCCCGAAATGTCGGAAATCACCCTCCCCTCCGTCAGCACAGCCACGGGCGACCTCTGGGTGTTCGGCTACGGCTCGCTGATGTGGCGGCCGGGCTTCGACTTCGAGGAGCGCGTCCCGGCGCGGCTGGTCGGCGAGCATCGCGCGCTCTGCGTCTATTCCTTCGTGCATCGCGGCACGCCGGAGAAGCCAGGCCTGGTGCTCGGGCTCGACCGGGGCGGCGCCTGCCGCGGCATCGCCTTCCGTGTCGCCGAGAAGAACCGTGCCGAGGTGGTCGCATACTTGCGCGCACGCGAGCAGGTCACCTCGGTCTATCGCGAGGTGGTGCGCTCGGTGTGGCTGGAGAACGATGCGCGCCAGCGCGTCTCCGCGCTCGCCTACGTCGTCGACCGCGGCCATGCGCAATATGCCGGCCGCCTCTCGCTGGCCGAGCAGCACCGCCACGTCGTCCAGGGCCACGGCCAGTCCGGCGCCAATCGCGACTACGTCACCGCGACGGTCAAGGCGATCGAAGCCGAAGGTTTTCGCGACACCCAGCTGCATCAGCTTGCATTGATGCTGCATGGTGATGCGCACTCGCTGCACGCGGGGGCTCGGGACCAGGATCGGGAAAGCCGCTAGCCGCTCGGCGCGTAGCTCGGCGCCGAGCCGATCAACTGCTCCTGCTCTTTCCGCCCCGCCTCGACGAGGCGAGCGGTGGCGTCCTCGATC from Bradyrhizobium sp. CB1015 harbors:
- a CDS encoding gamma-glutamylcyclotransferase: MSEITLPSVSTATGDLWVFGYGSLMWRPGFDFEERVPARLVGEHRALCVYSFVHRGTPEKPGLVLGLDRGGACRGIAFRVAEKNRAEVVAYLRAREQVTSVYREVVRSVWLENDARQRVSALAYVVDRGHAQYAGRLSLAEQHRHVVQGHGQSGANRDYVTATVKAIEAEGFRDTQLHQLALMLHGDAHSLHAGARDQDRESR